The genomic region GTTTTCGACGTGTCCGGCCTTTTTCGGCTGTTCGGGGGGGGGTAATGCAACATTCTTGAAAGCGGCCACTCATGTTCGTCGCATCAGTTCATGCATCGTCCCCCGCCAAAAGTTAGACAACACCTACGGGAGGGTCGGTGAATGTTGCGCCGAGAATAGCTCGAATGAGGTATCCTCAGTCCTTCTCAGTGATACCGACGTCCTCGATATCTGGACCATCACTGGTTGGCGGCATCTCGGGTGCGCTTGGGTGGGCTTCTTCTTCGGCATGCCTCGCGGCTTCACGCTCATCCTCGCGTAGAAGCAGGCGTTCGATTCGCATTGTCAGAAGTCGGTCAGTTTCGGCTCTTGTCGCCAGGTCTTGCGACAAATCCCGATGCAGCGAGACTGCAATCAGGATCATCAGGAGCATGAACGGGAATGCCGCAATGATTGATACTGTCTGCAAACTTTCCAGCCCGCCTGTTAGCAGCAGGACCACAACCATCATCAACTGTAAGGCTGCCCAGAAAACGCGCAAGGTGGTGGTCGGATTGAGCACCCCTTTGGAGGTGAACATGCCCAGCACGAAGGTTGCCGCATCCGCCGAGGTGATCAGGAACAGGCAGACCAGAACAATCGCCACAGCCGTCAGCACCCCGCTGAGCGGAAGCTGTTCGAGCATGACAAACAGGCCGGAGGGAACCTCAGCGGCAACGGCATCGCCAATGCCGGCATTGGCAAAGATTTCAAAGTGAATTGACGCCCCGCCAAAGACAGAGAACCACAGCATACTCAGCGCCACGGGCACTATCATGACGCCCAGCACAAATTCGCGGATGGTCCGCCCACGCGAGATACGTGCGATGAAGCTGCCCACGAAGGGCGCCCAGCTTAGCCCCCAGGCCCAATAGAACATGGTCCATTGCTCGACCCAGCGCGCGTCGGAAAAGGGTGTGGTGACAAGGCTCATCTGCACGACATTGCCCAGATACTCGCCTAATGTCTGGGTCATTACACCAAAGATGAAAGCGGTCGGGCCAAAGGCCAACACGATAACTAGAAGCAAGCCCGCCAGCACCATGTTGAGATTGCTCAGCAACCGCAGTCCCTTATCCAGCGATGTCATCGCCGAGAGAATGAACAAGCCACCAACCCCGGCAAGAATAGCGAATTGAGCAGGAAAGCCAAAGGGAATGCCTGTCAGGCGCGATACACCGCTGTTGATCTGCAATGCCCCGAGGCCGAGCGTCGTCGCCACGCCGAACACAGTGGAGACGACTGTCACAGTATCAATCGCCTTGCCCCAACCGCGATCTACCCTGTCCCCGAAAAGCGGCCTCAGCGTTTCACTGATCAGGCCGAAGCTGTGATGGCGAAACCGCACATAGGCGATGGCAAGCCCCACAAGAGCGAAATTCGCCCATTGATGCAGCCCCCAGTGAAAGAAGGCATATGTCATCCCGGTTTGCGCAGCATCGGTCGTGCGCGGCAGGCCACTGCCCATTGGCGGCTCGTTGAAATGCATCATGGGTTCGGCCACGCCCCAGAATACCAGCCCTACGCCCATACCCGCCGAAAAGATCATAGCCAGCCAGCTGGAATAGGAAAACTCTGCAGGTTCGTCTTCCGCACCCAAGCGGATGGAGCCGAACTTCGTCAGTCCCAGATACAGCACGAAGCCGACAAAGACTGTGATGACAAGAAGATACATCCAGCCAAGATTGGCCGCTGTCACCTGCAAGACACCTTGCGCCGCGCGCCCCACCGTTTCAGGCGCAAAAGCAGCCGCCGCAACGAAGAATACGACAATGGCTGCTGAAACGCGAAAAACAGTGCCAACATCGCCCAACAGGGTTCTGATCGTCTCTGACGCTGATTTCATCGGGCCCCGCAGGTAATCATTTGATCGCACAGGGATGCGCGCAGCATACCGCAGTCGGCCAATGTATAGGCGAGATACGCTTCAGGGTCAAAACCGCGCGAGTTGGGATGATGCTGCGAATTCAGGGCAGCACCAAGGCACTTCGCCTCATTCGCATCGCGCCTTATCAGCCCTGTCCGTATGCGTCAGGCCTGCCTTTGTGGCGCTTCGGGTGCGCGATGCCGGATTTCACAGCTTGAGCTGGTATCTGCCTATTCTTGCAAAATCACCCCATCAAACTCGCCTCGCACCTCCACTGAGGTTTCCCCGTCAGTTGAAAAATCGAACGATCCTGACAAAAGGTTGCCGGTGCGTTCAAGCGTGATTTCGCCTTGCAGACTGTCGTAGTCATAATTTATCAGGCGCATTCCGGCTTCATCGGGGGCAGCGGCGCGCTGCACCAGCCTATAGCGCCCGATTTCGAACCCGGCAGGCAGCCGCAAGTAGAGTTCGCGACCAAGCATCAGCTGATAATCCCCCTCAGACCCAACCGAACGCCCGGAGGGCGTGGCGAATTCCTGACGCGTTTCGTCCGCTGTGGCCAGTTCGTATCGAACTTCAGCCTGCGGGCTGAGAGTCAGAGCATTGACCGCGCCGAGAATGTTGATGTTGTCTTCATCCTGCGACATGAGAATTTCGAAACTCGCGGACAGCACATCATCGATCTCGGTGAGATGTAATTGGCCGGAGAACCCGTCATTATAGTTCCAGGCATTGCCATCACCTGCCAGTCGCGCGACGATCGCGTCGTCATCAGCGCGCCTCCCATCCACTGTATAGACACCGGGTTCCGCGCCCTTTGGCAGGATGAGCGTGAGCGATGCGCGAACGGATGTCTCGGGCGCGTGCCCGCTGTGAACCGCATCGCCATACAGCACCAATTCATAGGGCCCATCGGCATTGCTGCCTCGGCGGTTGTTGCTGGTTGACGGGCGAAAGGCATCGGCGGAATCACTGATGTAGCGGGGGTCACCTGAAAGCGTGTCACGGGTGCCCGTGGTTTCAACGATCCCCGCTATCTTGATGCGAGCCTCACCTGCGCCCAACTGCTGAAAAAGCTCCTGCGCCATGCCACCTGCAGTGCTGTCCACGCCTGTTTCGGCATCATCCTCGCGGCAAGCGCTGACCAACAGCACCACCCCAAGGACCGCAACGACATGCAAACCACGAAAGCCAACCAGGCCTGAAGAAATCAATGTCAATTTTCCCTCATTTAATCCCGAAAATTCATTTAAGGGCCCGCGCCTATGAACGGCGCAATCCAGAGTGTCCTCTCGACGCAAACTAACGGCGCTTGCACGTCGTGTCCCCCGTTGTTCGGAGGGGAGCGAGGTGTAGCCATGCGAAGGA from Roseinatronobacter sp. S2 harbors:
- a CDS encoding BCCT family transporter translates to MKSASETIRTLLGDVGTVFRVSAAIVVFFVAAAAFAPETVGRAAQGVLQVTAANLGWMYLLVITVFVGFVLYLGLTKFGSIRLGAEDEPAEFSYSSWLAMIFSAGMGVGLVFWGVAEPMMHFNEPPMGSGLPRTTDAAQTGMTYAFFHWGLHQWANFALVGLAIAYVRFRHHSFGLISETLRPLFGDRVDRGWGKAIDTVTVVSTVFGVATTLGLGALQINSGVSRLTGIPFGFPAQFAILAGVGGLFILSAMTSLDKGLRLLSNLNMVLAGLLLVIVLAFGPTAFIFGVMTQTLGEYLGNVVQMSLVTTPFSDARWVEQWTMFYWAWGLSWAPFVGSFIARISRGRTIREFVLGVMIVPVALSMLWFSVFGGASIHFEIFANAGIGDAVAAEVPSGLFVMLEQLPLSGVLTAVAIVLVCLFLITSADAATFVLGMFTSKGVLNPTTTLRVFWAALQLMMVVVLLLTGGLESLQTVSIIAAFPFMLLMILIAVSLHRDLSQDLATRAETDRLLTMRIERLLLREDEREAARHAEEEAHPSAPEMPPTSDGPDIEDVGITEKD